A single Methanocaldococcus bathoardescens DNA region contains:
- a CDS encoding 4Fe-4S dicluster domain-containing protein, which translates to MNPKIIVLNPEKCTKCYDCINICKEIHGESRVRKVDGIPIFCMQCERAPCKEICPVDAIYLKDGIPIVEKERCIACGMCAIACPIGAIFIKNKVAHKCTLCLDTDRITPACIEACKDNALLLVSEETLDMMKEEKRKKILKILREEAKEKL; encoded by the coding sequence ATGAACCCAAAAATTATTGTCTTAAATCCTGAAAAATGCACCAAATGTTATGATTGCATAAACATCTGCAAAGAGATTCATGGAGAAAGTAGAGTAAGAAAAGTTGACGGCATTCCTATATTCTGTATGCAGTGTGAAAGAGCTCCTTGTAAAGAAATCTGCCCTGTTGATGCAATTTATCTAAAAGATGGCATTCCAATTGTAGAAAAAGAAAGATGTATAGCTTGTGGAATGTGTGCAATTGCTTGTCCTATAGGAGCAATATTTATAAAAAATAAGGTTGCTCACAAATGCACTCTCTGCTTAGACACTGATAGAATAACACCTGCTTGTATTGAAGCATGTAAAGATAATGCCTTATTGTTAGTATCAGAAGAAACACTTGATATGATGAAAGAAGAGAAAAGAAAAAAGATATTGAAAATCCTAAGAGAAGAAGCTAAAGAGAAGCTATAA
- the cdhB gene encoding CO dehydrogenase/acetyl-CoA synthase complex subunit epsilon — MDERFIAYIPTAGSNVAHAEITSPTLVKMMIRRAKKPILILGENLENDEKELINKLIERYNLKVIKTPEEMNLMAIMKYLANSDYDLALFTGITYYYLAQAATHLKQFSNVITVSIDKYYQPNTIYSFPNLSEDEYLDYLKKLLEG; from the coding sequence ATGGATGAGAGATTTATAGCCTATATCCCAACAGCTGGAAGTAATGTAGCTCATGCTGAGATAACTTCCCCAACACTTGTTAAAATGATGATTAGAAGGGCTAAAAAACCAATCTTAATATTGGGAGAGAACTTAGAGAATGATGAGAAAGAGTTAATTAACAAATTAATTGAGAGATATAACTTAAAAGTAATAAAAACACCAGAAGAAATGAATTTAATGGCAATAATGAAATATTTAGCAAATAGTGATTATGATTTAGCTTTATTCACAGGAATAACTTACTATTACTTAGCTCAGGCAGCAACACACTTAAAACAGTTTTCAAATGTGATAACAGTTTCTATAGACAAATATTACCAGCCAAATACTATCTATTCCTTCCCAAATCTCAGTGAGGATGAGTATTTAGATTATCTGAAGAAATTGTTGGAGGGGTAA
- the cdhA gene encoding CO dehydrogenase/acetyl-CoA synthase complex subunit alpha, whose product MVMGNNIEMDVKKLLTPLVKMKNANISMSVKFGEAEEEEDWEPMGPTPKPKVPTLRHWDFKLLERYPPFYMPICDLCCLCTFGKCDLSRGKKGACGLNIKAQQARIVLIACCIGTACHTGHSRHLVHHLIEKLGKDYPINLGNEIEVEAPITRTVMGIRPKTLGDLEKILDYCEEQITHLLSAAHTGQEGDYLDFESKAFHAGMIDDLAREVGDIAQIVAYNMPKGDEDAPLIELGFGCIDKSKPVILCIGHNVVPGSYILEYLEENNMEDDVEVCGICCTAIDISRVSDKAKIVGPLSRQLMFVRSGVADVVVVDEQCIRTDILEEVLKTGAVLIATNEKMCLGLEDVSHLSEDEIIGYLLRNRAALILDEEKVGKVAVEVAKIVAKERKDRKTLPDLNEVVELAKQCTECGWCNRNCPNAFKVKEAMTLAKQGNFDGFVDLYKKCYSCGRCETICPRNLPIVSMTTKVGEAYYKDLKFKIRAGRGPIKDVEIRSVGAPIVFGDIPGVVALVGCSNHPNGEEEVALIAKEFLERKYIVVTSGCAAMSIAMWKDKDGKTLYEKYPGEFRAGGLVNCGSCLSNCHITGAAIKIANIFAKVPLRGNYAEVADYILNKVGAVGVAWGAMSQKAAAIATGVNRWGIPVIVGPHGAKYRRLYLSNGEKFKVKDKKTGEILEIDPVPEHLIVTAENVKECICMIPKLCMRPNDNPKGRANKIYHYVDLYEKYFGKMPPDLEKFVRTEKDIPFMMKDKIMAYLEEKGWKPLEKYPQDPTILY is encoded by the coding sequence ATGGTTATGGGGAATAACATAGAAATGGATGTCAAAAAACTTCTCACGCCTTTAGTTAAGATGAAAAACGCCAATATATCAATGAGTGTAAAGTTTGGTGAAGCAGAGGAGGAAGAAGATTGGGAACCAATGGGACCTACACCAAAACCAAAAGTTCCTACATTAAGACATTGGGATTTTAAACTATTGGAAAGATATCCTCCCTTTTATATGCCAATCTGTGATTTGTGTTGTTTATGTACATTTGGAAAGTGTGATTTAAGCAGAGGAAAGAAAGGGGCTTGTGGTTTAAATATTAAAGCACAACAGGCAAGGATAGTTTTAATCGCTTGCTGTATTGGGACTGCATGTCACACAGGGCATAGTAGGCATTTAGTTCATCACCTAATTGAAAAGTTAGGGAAGGACTATCCAATTAATTTAGGCAATGAGATAGAGGTTGAAGCACCAATAACAAGAACTGTCATGGGCATTAGACCAAAAACTTTAGGAGATTTAGAGAAAATTTTAGATTATTGTGAAGAGCAAATAACTCATCTCTTATCAGCAGCACATACTGGACAAGAGGGAGATTACTTAGATTTTGAGAGTAAAGCATTCCATGCAGGAATGATTGATGATTTAGCAAGGGAAGTTGGAGATATAGCTCAAATAGTTGCTTACAACATGCCAAAAGGAGATGAAGACGCTCCTTTGATAGAGTTAGGATTTGGTTGTATAGATAAGAGTAAGCCGGTTATCTTATGTATAGGGCATAATGTAGTTCCAGGTAGTTATATATTGGAATATTTAGAAGAAAATAATATGGAAGATGATGTAGAGGTTTGTGGTATCTGCTGTACAGCTATAGATATCTCAAGAGTTTCAGATAAAGCAAAGATTGTTGGGCCTTTATCAAGACAGTTGATGTTTGTTAGAAGTGGAGTTGCAGATGTTGTTGTTGTAGATGAGCAGTGTATTAGAACAGATATTTTAGAAGAGGTTTTAAAAACTGGGGCTGTGTTGATTGCAACAAATGAAAAGATGTGCTTAGGTTTAGAGGATGTTTCACATTTAAGTGAAGATGAAATTATTGGCTACTTATTAAGAAATAGAGCAGCTTTAATTTTAGATGAAGAAAAAGTTGGAAAAGTTGCTGTTGAAGTTGCTAAAATAGTTGCTAAAGAAAGAAAGGACAGAAAGACTCTACCAGATTTAAATGAAGTTGTTGAATTGGCAAAGCAATGCACTGAATGTGGATGGTGTAACAGAAACTGTCCTAACGCATTTAAGGTTAAAGAAGCAATGACTTTAGCAAAACAAGGTAATTTTGATGGATTTGTTGATTTATACAAAAAATGTTACAGCTGTGGAAGATGTGAAACAATCTGTCCAAGGAATTTGCCAATAGTTAGCATGACAACAAAAGTAGGAGAAGCTTATTACAAAGATTTAAAATTCAAGATAAGAGCTGGAAGAGGGCCTATCAAAGATGTTGAAATTAGAAGTGTTGGGGCACCAATTGTATTTGGAGACATCCCAGGAGTTGTTGCTTTAGTTGGCTGTTCAAACCATCCAAATGGTGAAGAAGAAGTTGCCTTAATAGCAAAAGAGTTCTTGGAGAGGAAATATATAGTTGTAACATCTGGTTGTGCTGCAATGTCAATTGCAATGTGGAAGGATAAAGATGGAAAAACATTATATGAAAAATATCCAGGTGAGTTCAGAGCAGGAGGGCTTGTAAATTGTGGTTCTTGTCTATCAAATTGCCACATTACCGGAGCTGCTATAAAAATAGCTAACATCTTTGCTAAAGTTCCGTTAAGAGGGAACTATGCTGAAGTTGCTGATTACATACTAAACAAGGTTGGAGCTGTTGGAGTTGCATGGGGAGCTATGAGTCAAAAAGCTGCTGCAATTGCTACTGGAGTCAATAGATGGGGAATACCTGTTATTGTAGGACCACATGGGGCTAAGTATAGAAGACTATACCTAAGCAATGGAGAGAAATTCAAAGTTAAAGATAAAAAAACAGGAGAAATTTTAGAGATAGACCCCGTTCCTGAACATCTAATTGTAACTGCTGAAAATGTTAAAGAATGTATCTGCATGATTCCAAAGCTATGTATGAGGCCAAATGACAATCCAAAAGGTAGAGCTAACAAGATTTACCACTACGTTGATTTATATGAAAAATACTTTGGAAAGATGCCACCTGATTTAGAAAAATTCGTTAGAACTGAAAAAGACATTCCTTTCATGATGAAAGATAAGATAATGGCTTACTTGGAAGAGAAAGGATGGAAACCTCTTGAAAAATATCCACAAGACCCAACTATACTGTATTAA
- the acsB gene encoding acetyl-CoA decarbonylase/synthase complex subunit alpha/beta codes for MVVSNIIEGGKTALKLTKEILEKEDDNLKVSYPGTNYNLPIIYGLLGKKVETVKDLKELINSLEIKEEESLENALDAGVVTLICAEAIEALKYAKSDKPYKEPYVGFIPDEILRGLGVPLVEGKIPAILVVIGKVGDKDKLKKLIDDIKKRNILALLVGDIIKEMDEAGIEYGLDKLLVPIGEEITSAIHAANLAIRAPLIFGGIEPGKVEEIIDYLKNRVPAIVVALGELDDITLAAGAGCIKAGVPVITNNEVPVIEGALESSDIDNIIENALKMKGVEVKVVEFDIPVSVGPMNEGERVRGPDMYVELAGPKSYGFELVKVVDKAEDKVEIIGKDIDEMEEGSRNPFAIIVQVSGDNLEEDLEGVLERRIHEFFNYIEGVMHLNQRDQVWIRINKNSFNKGLRLKHIGEVVKQLFKEHFPIIEKCDVIIITDPDKVKEELEKAKEIYKKRDEKTKSIREEDVDVFYGCIMCQSFAPTHVCVITPDRPSLCGSINYLDARAAAKIDPNGPIFEIPKGECLDEKLGVYSGINDVVRERSQGSVEEMALHSALTNPCTSCGCFEAIVFYILDVDGFGVVHRNFRGETPFGLPFSSLAGQCSGGKQVPGFVGISIAYMKSPKFLQGDGGWERVVWLPKELKERVKDAIPEELYDKIATEEDVKTTDELVKFLKEKGHPIVKKSEDVAEEVEEKEETVVAEKEEKEGLEVGEMITKLAKEGGIQIIMKNVKIVINFNVKK; via the coding sequence ATGGTTGTAAGCAACATAATAGAAGGTGGAAAAACAGCTCTAAAGCTAACAAAAGAGATTTTAGAGAAGGAAGATGATAATTTAAAGGTATCATATCCTGGAACAAACTACAATCTGCCAATTATATATGGACTTTTAGGAAAAAAAGTAGAGACAGTTAAAGATTTAAAAGAATTAATTAATTCACTTGAAATAAAAGAAGAAGAGAGCTTAGAAAATGCCTTAGATGCTGGTGTTGTAACTTTAATATGTGCTGAGGCAATTGAGGCATTAAAATATGCAAAGAGTGATAAACCATATAAAGAGCCGTATGTTGGCTTTATTCCAGATGAGATATTGAGAGGTTTGGGGGTTCCACTTGTTGAAGGTAAGATTCCAGCTATTTTAGTAGTTATTGGAAAAGTTGGGGATAAAGATAAACTAAAGAAACTCATTGATGACATAAAAAAGAGAAACATTTTGGCATTATTAGTTGGGGATATAATTAAAGAAATGGATGAAGCAGGAATTGAATATGGCTTAGATAAATTACTTGTTCCTATTGGTGAGGAAATAACTTCAGCAATACACGCAGCAAACTTAGCTATAAGAGCCCCATTAATCTTTGGTGGAATTGAACCAGGAAAAGTGGAAGAGATTATTGATTATTTAAAAAACAGAGTCCCAGCTATTGTTGTAGCTTTAGGTGAGTTAGATGATATAACTTTAGCCGCTGGGGCTGGGTGTATAAAGGCAGGGGTCCCAGTTATAACCAACAATGAAGTGCCAGTTATTGAAGGAGCTTTAGAGAGTTCAGATATTGATAACATAATAGAAAATGCTCTAAAAATGAAAGGTGTTGAGGTTAAAGTTGTTGAGTTTGATATCCCTGTCTCAGTAGGACCGATGAATGAAGGAGAGAGAGTTAGAGGTCCTGACATGTATGTTGAGTTAGCAGGGCCTAAGAGTTATGGTTTTGAGTTAGTTAAAGTAGTCGATAAAGCAGAGGATAAAGTTGAAATTATCGGAAAAGATATCGATGAGATGGAAGAAGGTAGTAGAAACCCATTCGCTATAATCGTTCAAGTTAGTGGTGATAACTTAGAAGAAGATTTAGAAGGGGTTTTAGAGAGAAGAATTCACGAGTTCTTTAATTACATAGAAGGAGTTATGCACTTAAACCAGAGAGACCAAGTATGGATTAGGATAAACAAGAATTCGTTTAATAAGGGGCTAAGGTTAAAACACATTGGTGAGGTCGTAAAACAGCTCTTTAAAGAGCATTTCCCAATAATAGAAAAATGTGACGTAATTATAATAACCGACCCTGATAAAGTTAAGGAAGAATTAGAAAAAGCAAAAGAAATTTACAAGAAGAGGGATGAAAAAACAAAATCTATAAGAGAAGAAGATGTTGATGTATTCTATGGTTGTATAATGTGTCAAAGTTTTGCCCCAACACACGTATGTGTTATAACCCCAGATAGACCTTCACTATGTGGTAGTATAAACTACTTAGATGCGAGAGCTGCAGCAAAGATAGACCCTAATGGACCAATATTTGAGATACCAAAAGGGGAATGTTTAGATGAAAAATTAGGAGTTTATTCTGGAATAAATGACGTTGTTAGAGAAAGGTCGCAGGGTAGTGTAGAAGAAATGGCATTGCATAGTGCCTTAACTAACCCATGTACATCTTGTGGTTGTTTTGAGGCAATTGTCTTCTATATTCTAGATGTAGATGGGTTTGGAGTAGTGCATAGAAACTTTAGGGGAGAAACTCCTTTCGGATTGCCATTCTCATCTCTTGCTGGGCAATGCAGTGGAGGAAAGCAAGTTCCAGGGTTTGTTGGTATATCGATAGCATACATGAAATCACCTAAATTCTTACAAGGAGATGGTGGTTGGGAGAGGGTAGTTTGGTTACCAAAAGAGTTAAAAGAGAGAGTTAAAGATGCGATACCAGAAGAGTTGTATGATAAGATAGCAACCGAAGAAGACGTTAAAACTACTGATGAGTTAGTTAAATTCTTGAAAGAGAAAGGACATCCAATAGTTAAGAAATCAGAAGATGTTGCTGAAGAGGTAGAAGAAAAAGAAGAAACAGTAGTAGCTGAAAAAGAAGAGAAAGAAGGGCTTGAAGTTGGTGAAATGATAACTAAGTTAGCAAAAGAGGGAGGAATTCAGATTATTATGAAAAATGTTAAGATAGTTATTAACTTTAATGTAAAGAAGTAA
- the ptr1 gene encoding HTH-type transcriptional regulator Ptr1, which translates to MIDRIDLKILRILNENARKSFREIGRELGISEGTVRNRVKKMIENGIITGFHASINPKNLGFEVVAILGLYIKPSKVEETLNKLKELDEIVELYQTTGEYDAVCIAILKDMESLGNFLAEKIYPLVNVNGCKVTLVLRTFKDGSKMPI; encoded by the coding sequence ATGATTGACAGGATTGATTTAAAAATCCTAAGAATTTTAAATGAAAATGCCAGAAAATCATTTAGAGAGATTGGGAGGGAATTGGGGATTAGTGAGGGGACTGTAAGAAATAGAGTAAAAAAAATGATTGAAAATGGTATTATAACAGGTTTTCATGCATCCATAAATCCAAAAAATTTAGGGTTTGAAGTTGTGGCTATTTTAGGTTTATATATAAAGCCATCTAAGGTTGAAGAAACGCTCAATAAATTAAAAGAGCTTGATGAAATTGTAGAGCTTTATCAAACAACTGGAGAATATGATGCTGTCTGTATAGCAATTTTAAAGGATATGGAAAGTTTAGGGAACTTTTTGGCAGAGAAGATATATCCATTAGTTAATGTTAACGGATGTAAGGTAACTCTCGTATTAAGGACTTTTAAAGATGGTAGTAAGATGCCAATATAA
- a CDS encoding V4R domain-containing protein, which yields MDKELLHKKIRKDIKDLINNNPPERTLGNLIPLSIFQAVRIGVLTAGCGIEAIIYNIGKDIGKEVISRCVDESNLLESFAEILKKAKIGILETKKVDEDEMVLILKDCISCHNVPNVGTTLCHFEAGLIAGTLEKKLRRKVNAVEVKCCGNGDEYCEFLVKIEDRLYW from the coding sequence ATGGACAAAGAACTTTTGCATAAAAAAATCAGGAAAGATATTAAAGATTTAATAAATAATAACCCCCCAGAGAGAACATTAGGAAATTTAATACCTTTATCTATATTTCAGGCAGTAAGGATAGGGGTTTTAACCGCTGGTTGTGGAATTGAAGCAATAATTTACAATATTGGAAAAGACATTGGTAAGGAAGTAATTTCCAGATGTGTTGATGAATCTAACTTACTTGAAAGCTTTGCAGAGATATTAAAGAAGGCAAAGATTGGAATTTTAGAGACAAAAAAAGTTGATGAAGATGAAATGGTGTTAATTTTAAAAGATTGCATCTCTTGCCATAACGTTCCAAATGTTGGCACAACTCTATGTCATTTTGAAGCAGGATTAATAGCAGGAACCTTAGAAAAAAAGCTGAGAAGGAAAGTTAATGCTGTTGAAGTAAAATGCTGTGGTAATGGGGATGAATACTGCGAATTTTTGGTAAAGATTGAAGATAGATTGTATTGGTGA
- a CDS encoding AtpZ/AtpI family protein has translation MFRDIAFEFFIMIALGIFIGYMVAKYTDNNLWIVVFLLFGIFCAFGRLFKMIKDYEKGDFIGKNSGKKDK, from the coding sequence ATGTTTAGAGATATTGCATTTGAATTTTTTATAATGATTGCCTTAGGTATTTTTATTGGTTATATGGTGGCTAAATATACAGATAATAATTTGTGGATAGTTGTCTTTTTATTATTTGGCATTTTCTGTGCATTTGGAAGGTTATTTAAAATGATTAAAGATTATGAAAAAGGTGATTTTATTGGAAAAAACTCAGGAAAAAAAGATAAATAA
- a CDS encoding RNA-guided pseudouridylation complex pseudouridine synthase subunit Cbf5, producing the protein MILLEKTQEKKINNIEGELIVREDAETNWNYGCDPYKRKIDDLIKYGVVVVDKPRGPTSHEVSTWVKKILNLDKAGHGGTLDPKVTGVLPVALEKATKTIPMWHIPPKEYICLMHLHRDASEEDILRVFKEFTGRIYQRPPLKAAVKRRLRIRRIHELELLDKDGKDVLFRVKCQSGTYIRKLCEDIGEALGTSAHMQELRRVKSGCFEEKDAVCLQDLVDAYHFWKEDGDEEELRRVIKPMEYGLRHLKKVVVKDSAVDAICHGADVYVRGIAKLSKGIGKGETVLVETLKGEAIGVGKALMNTKEILNADKGIAVDVERVYMDRGTYPRMWKRRK; encoded by the coding sequence GTGATTTTATTGGAAAAAACTCAGGAAAAAAAGATAAATAATATAGAAGGAGAGCTTATAGTTAGAGAAGATGCTGAAACAAACTGGAATTACGGATGTGACCCATATAAAAGAAAAATAGATGATTTAATAAAATATGGTGTTGTTGTAGTTGATAAACCAAGAGGTCCAACATCTCATGAGGTTTCAACATGGGTAAAGAAAATCTTAAACTTAGATAAAGCTGGACATGGTGGGACATTAGACCCAAAGGTTACTGGTGTTTTGCCTGTTGCGTTAGAGAAGGCTACAAAAACAATACCAATGTGGCATATTCCGCCTAAAGAATATATCTGCCTAATGCATCTACATAGGGATGCTTCCGAAGAAGATATATTGAGAGTCTTTAAAGAATTTACAGGAAGGATTTATCAAAGACCACCATTAAAAGCGGCTGTTAAAAGAAGATTGAGGATTAGGAGGATTCATGAGTTAGAATTATTAGATAAAGATGGTAAGGATGTTTTATTTAGGGTTAAATGCCAATCTGGGACTTATATAAGGAAATTATGTGAAGATATAGGGGAAGCGTTAGGAACATCTGCCCACATGCAAGAGCTAAGAAGAGTTAAAAGTGGATGCTTTGAAGAGAAAGATGCTGTTTGTCTGCAAGATTTAGTTGATGCATATCATTTTTGGAAAGAAGATGGAGATGAAGAGGAGTTAAGGAGAGTAATAAAACCAATGGAATATGGATTGAGACATTTAAAGAAAGTTGTTGTTAAGGATTCTGCTGTTGATGCTATTTGCCATGGAGCAGATGTTTATGTTAGGGGGATAGCTAAATTGAGTAAAGGTATTGGAAAGGGAGAAACAGTTTTAGTTGAGACGTTGAAAGGAGAAGCAATTGGAGTAGGAAAGGCATTAATGAACACAAAAGAGATTTTAAATGCAGATAAAGGCATTGCTGTTGATGTTGAAAGAGTTTATATGGATAGGGGAACGTATCCAAGGATGTGGAAAAGAAGGAAGTGA